The genomic window CAGTTAACCACCGACCATACGCTGGCCCAAAAATTGCTCGACGACGAAGCGATTACAGCCGAACAAGCGGCCACATCGAAATGGCGACATGTGCTGTGGAACTGCGTCGGTGGCAGCAAAGAACGCGTGGAAACCGAAGTCATCAAAACGTACCTGGAACCCGGTGACACGGTTTTGTTGTGCAGCGACGGATTGAGCGGAATGTTGTCGGACGAACAGATTGGTGATGTGGTGCGTCACGCCTCATCGAGTCGTGAGGCCAGTGAACAATTAATACGACAAGCCAACGAAGCCGGGGGACTCGACAACATCTCCGTAATCGTCGCCCAGTATAGCCCCAGAACCAATCAGTCCTTCACCCCGGCACCGGTGGACAACCCGTCCACAGCGGACACGGTGGTCGATTGACGCCTAACCCAAACAAACGTTTTCTATTTCTATTTTACACTCCGTGATTTCGGTTTGACCGAGGATTTCCGAATGGCTGTTAGCACTCAAAATACCGCCGCCGTCCCCCGCGTGCCCAACTTTCTGTCGCGGGCTCGATCGGTTCTGTCAGCTTGGATCAGCCAACCCCAGCAGGTCGCTACGGTCGCGCCCAGTTCTTCCGCAGTGACGAAGTGTATCGCTCACCGCACCTGCATCCGTGAAGCTTCCCTGGTGGTCGAACTCGGGCCCGGTATGGGCGGAACCACTCAATCCCTGTTGCAGCAGATGCGCAGCGACAGCCGACTGTTGGCGATCGAGAAAACCGATTCGTTCATTCCCTCATTGCAAGCCATCGATGACCCGCGATTGCGAGTCCAGTG from Roseimaritima ulvae includes these protein-coding regions:
- a CDS encoding class I SAM-dependent methyltransferase; the protein is MAVSTQNTAAVPRVPNFLSRARSVLSAWISQPQQVATVAPSSSAVTKCIAHRTCIREASLVVELGPGMGGTTQSLLQQMRSDSRLLAIEKTDSFIPSLQAIDDPRLRVQCGDAVDLSEHLATHGLGTPDVVVSGIPFSSVPPAVAQQIATSIHENLRSGGVFIAYQMRSTVRNFAEPAFGSADVDRVWWNLPPLKVFTWTR